The Myroides phaeus DNA segment TGTGGAAATATTTCGGATGGAGTGGGGTTTGCATTGGCGGAATGGCTTTAGCAGGGATGTCTTTTGTGATTTATCTGCGCTCAAGAAGAAATTAGAAAGTATAAAACAGCTTTTTTTTGAATAAAAGAAAGCGTCATTTTAAATGCAAAATATAATAAACAATGGAAAACGGTATTTACGCAAAGTTTAACACGTCAAAAGGAGAAATCTTAGTAAAGTTAACAGAGGATAAAACACCAGGAACAGTAGGTAACTTCGTAGCTTTAGCAGAAGGAAATCTTGAGAATAATGCTCGTCCACAAGGGAAACCTTACTACGATGGGTTAAAATTCCATAGAGTTATTCCAGACTTTATGATTCAAGGAGGATGTCCTCAAGGTACAGGTTCAGGTGGACCAGGTTACCAATTTGACGATGAATTCCACCCTTCATTAAGACACGATACTCCAGGAGTATTATCTATGGCTAATGCAGGACCTGGAACAAATGGTTCTCAGTTCTTCATTACTCACGTTGCAACTCCTTGGTTAGATGGTAAACACACTGTTTTCGGACACGTAGTTGCTGGACAAGATGTAGTTGATGCAGTAGCTCAAGGAGATCTTATCGAGTCAATCGAAATCGTTAGAGTAGGTGCAGATGCTGAAAAATTTAATGCAGTTGAAGCTTTCAGAGTTTTTGAAGGATCAAGAGCAAGAAGAGAACAAGATGCTAAAATTGCAGCTGATAAAGCAGTAGAAGAATTAGCAGCAGGATTTGAAACTACAGAAAGTGGTTTACGTTACCAAATGATTATCAAAGGTACTGGTAAAAAAGCAGAGAAAGGTAAAATCGTTTCTGTACACTACAAAGGTACTTTAGCTGATGGTAAAGAGTTTGATAACTCATTCAAACGTAAAAAACCAATCGAGTTTCCTTTAGGACAAGGTTATGTTATCGAAGGATGGGACGAAGGAATTGCTTTGTTACAAGTTGGAGATAAAGCAAGATTCATTATCCCTTCTTACTTAGGATACGGTGAAAACGGAGCAGGTGGAGTTATTCCTCCAAATGCTACTTTAGTATTCGACGTAGAATTAATGGACGTAAAATAAGATAAAATATTTTTGAACTCCCAGTCTTCGGATTGGGAGTTTTTTCTTTATAAAATCAGCGATTTATGAAACAAGAATTGATGGCTTGTCACGAGCGTATTAAGCCGTATATACACAATACTCCTATTATGGAGTCAGGGCATATAGAAAACTTTTTGGGTAGTGATTTGTATTTTAAATGTGAAAACTTTCAACGTGCTGGTGCGTTTAAAATGCGTGGTGCGATTAATTCTGTTCTACAATTAAGTGACGAACAAAGAGAAAAGGGTGTTATCACACACTCGTCAGGTAACTTTGCGCAAGCATTAGCGTTAGCGTGTCGTTATTTGAATGTCAAGTGTTATGTTGTTATGCCTCACGATGCCCCGGCAGTAAAGAGAAATGCTGTTATGGTTTACGGAGGAGATATTCACGAATGTTCTCCAACTATGGAGTCAAGAGAGCGCGTGAGTAAGCAAATTATGGATGAAACAGGTGCAACGTTTATACATCCGTCAAATGATATGAATGTGATTCTTGGACAAGGAACTGCAGCAATGGAGTTTTTAGAAGATCATCCGGATTTAGATGTCATTATTACGCCAGTAGGTGGAGGTGGACTTATTGCTGGAACATCGCTTGCTGCCAAACATTTTGGTAAAGAGGGAATTGTTGTAATCGGTGGAGAACCACTTGAAGCAGATGATGCTTTCCGCTCTTTGGTAAGTGGACAAATTGAAGGGAATTTGACGATTAATACGATTGCAGATGGTCTACGAACACAATTAGGAGATATTACATTTCCGATTATAAAAGACAATGTAGAAAGTATTGTAAGAGTTCGTGAGAACGAAATAATCAG contains these protein-coding regions:
- a CDS encoding peptidylprolyl isomerase — encoded protein: MENGIYAKFNTSKGEILVKLTEDKTPGTVGNFVALAEGNLENNARPQGKPYYDGLKFHRVIPDFMIQGGCPQGTGSGGPGYQFDDEFHPSLRHDTPGVLSMANAGPGTNGSQFFITHVATPWLDGKHTVFGHVVAGQDVVDAVAQGDLIESIEIVRVGADAEKFNAVEAFRVFEGSRARREQDAKIAADKAVEELAAGFETTESGLRYQMIIKGTGKKAEKGKIVSVHYKGTLADGKEFDNSFKRKKPIEFPLGQGYVIEGWDEGIALLQVGDKARFIIPSYLGYGENGAGGVIPPNATLVFDVELMDVK
- a CDS encoding pyridoxal-phosphate dependent enzyme, whose product is MKQELMACHERIKPYIHNTPIMESGHIENFLGSDLYFKCENFQRAGAFKMRGAINSVLQLSDEQREKGVITHSSGNFAQALALACRYLNVKCYVVMPHDAPAVKRNAVMVYGGDIHECSPTMESRERVSKQIMDETGATFIHPSNDMNVILGQGTAAMEFLEDHPDLDVIITPVGGGGLIAGTSLAAKHFGKEGIVVIGGEPLEADDAFRSLVSGQIEGNLTINTIADGLRTQLGDITFPIIKDNVESIVRVRENEIISAMRVIWERMKIIVEPSSAVALAVLIKERPQFSGKKVGIILTGGNVDLDNLPFD